One genomic region from Camelus dromedarius isolate mCamDro1 chromosome 17, mCamDro1.pat, whole genome shotgun sequence encodes:
- the GORASP1 gene encoding Golgi reassembly-stacking protein 1 isoform X1, which translates to MGLGASAEHPAGGAEGFHLHGVQENSPAQQAGLEPYFDFIITIGHLRLNKENDTLKALLKANVEKPVKLEVFNMKTMKVREVEVVPSNMWGGQGLLGASVRFCSFRRASEHVWHVLDVEPSSPASLAGLRPYTDYVIGSDQILQESEDFFSLIESHEGKPLKLMIYNSESDSCREVTVTPNAAWGGEGSLGCGIGYGYLHRIPTQPPSYHKKLTGAPPPGAPPPGTQPPGTQPPGTPPPGPTPQDSPAPPGLEAGSKQGDYVEALLQAPGSSTEEQLPGPESPSHGALDLGDLARSMEIPLQPPPPVQRVMDPGFLDVSGISLLDSSNTSVWPSLPSSTELTSTAVSASGPEDVCSSSGSHEHGGEATWSGSEFEVSFPDSPGAQVPLDHLPQLTLPDSLTSAASPEDGLSAELLEAQAEEEPARTESPDSVAEAEGAASQAQLSTPQ; encoded by the exons GTGCAGGAGAACTCCCCtgcccagcaggcaggcctggagcCCTACTTTGACTTCATCATCACCATCGGGCACTTGCGGCTG AACAAGGAGAATGACACGCTCAAGGCCCTGCTGAAGGCCAACGTGGAGAAGCCCGTGAAGCTGGAGGTGTTCAACATGAAGACTATGAAGGTGCGCGAGGTGGAGGTGGTGCCCAGCAACATGTGGGGCGGCCAGGGCCTGCTGGGCGCCAGCGTGCGCTTCTGCAGCTTCCGCAGGGCCAGCGAGCACGTGTGGCACGTGCTG GATGTGGAACCCTCTTCACCTGCCTCCCTTGCTGGCCTGCGCCCCTACACAGACTATGTGATTGGCTCAGACCAGATCCTCCAGGAG TCTGAGGACTTCTTCTCGCTCATTGAGTCCCACGAGGGGAAGCCCTTGAAGCTGATGATTTATAACTCCGAGTCCGACTCCTGCCGGGAGGTGACTGTCACTCCCAATGCAGCTTGGGGTGGAGAGGGCAG TCTGGGGTGCGGTATTGGCTACGGGTATCTGCACCGGATCCCAACCCAGCCCCCAAGCTACCACAAGAAGCTAACTGGTGCCCCACCACCTGGTGCCCCGCCACCTGGGACCCAACCACCTGGGACCCAACCACCTGGGACCCCACCACCTGGACCCACCCCGCAGGactctcctgcccctcctggccTGGAGGCAGGCTCCAAGCAGGGTGACTACGTAGAG GCCCTACTGCAGGCACCTGGTTCCTCCACGGAGGAACAGCTTCCTGGGCCTGAGAGTCCCAGCCATGGTGCTCTAGACCTTGGCGATCTTGCACGTTCCATGGAGATTCCTCTCCAGCCTCCGCCTCCAGTGCAGAGAGTCATGGACCCAG GCTTCCTGGACGTGTCGGGCATCTCCCTCTTGGACAGCAGCAACACCAGCGTCTggcccagcctgccctcctccaCAGAGCTGACCTCCACAGCGGTCTCAGCCTCAGGCCCGGAGGACGTCTGCTCCAGCAGCGGTTCTCACGAGCATGGCG GTGAGGCCACATGGTCTGGGTCAGAGTTTGAGGTCTCCTTCCCAGACAGCCCAGGCGCCCAGGTGCCGCTGGACCACCTGCCTCAGCTGACACTTCCCGACAGCCTCACCTCTGCAGCCTCACCAGAAGACGGGCTGTCTGCCGAGCTGCTCGAAGCTCAGGCTGAGGAGGAGCCCGCACGCACAGAGAGCCCAGATTCTGTGGCAGAGGCTGAGGGGGCAGCCAGCCAGGCCCAGCTCTCCACCCCTCAATGA
- the GORASP1 gene encoding Golgi reassembly-stacking protein 1 isoform X3, with the protein MGLGASAEHPAGGAEGFHLHGVQENSPAQQAGLEPYFDFIITIGHLRLNKENDTLKALLKANVEKPVKLEVFNMKTMKVREVEVVPSNMWGGQGLLGASVRFCSFRRASEHVWHVLDVEPSSPASLAGLRPYTDYVIGSDQILQESEDFFSLIESHEGKPLKLMIYNSESDSCREVTVTPNAAWGGEGSLGCGIGYGYLHRIPTQPPSYHKKLTGAPPPGAPPPGTQPPGTQPPGTPPPGPTPQDSPAPPGLEAGSKQGDYVEALLQAPGSSTEEQLPGPESPSHGALDLGDLARSMEIPLQPPPPVQRVMDPDGCR; encoded by the exons GTGCAGGAGAACTCCCCtgcccagcaggcaggcctggagcCCTACTTTGACTTCATCATCACCATCGGGCACTTGCGGCTG AACAAGGAGAATGACACGCTCAAGGCCCTGCTGAAGGCCAACGTGGAGAAGCCCGTGAAGCTGGAGGTGTTCAACATGAAGACTATGAAGGTGCGCGAGGTGGAGGTGGTGCCCAGCAACATGTGGGGCGGCCAGGGCCTGCTGGGCGCCAGCGTGCGCTTCTGCAGCTTCCGCAGGGCCAGCGAGCACGTGTGGCACGTGCTG GATGTGGAACCCTCTTCACCTGCCTCCCTTGCTGGCCTGCGCCCCTACACAGACTATGTGATTGGCTCAGACCAGATCCTCCAGGAG TCTGAGGACTTCTTCTCGCTCATTGAGTCCCACGAGGGGAAGCCCTTGAAGCTGATGATTTATAACTCCGAGTCCGACTCCTGCCGGGAGGTGACTGTCACTCCCAATGCAGCTTGGGGTGGAGAGGGCAG TCTGGGGTGCGGTATTGGCTACGGGTATCTGCACCGGATCCCAACCCAGCCCCCAAGCTACCACAAGAAGCTAACTGGTGCCCCACCACCTGGTGCCCCGCCACCTGGGACCCAACCACCTGGGACCCAACCACCTGGGACCCCACCACCTGGACCCACCCCGCAGGactctcctgcccctcctggccTGGAGGCAGGCTCCAAGCAGGGTGACTACGTAGAG GCCCTACTGCAGGCACCTGGTTCCTCCACGGAGGAACAGCTTCCTGGGCCTGAGAGTCCCAGCCATGGTGCTCTAGACCTTGGCGATCTTGCACGTTCCATGGAGATTCCTCTCCAGCCTCCGCCTCCAGTGCAGAGAGTCATGGACCCAG ATGGTTGCAGATGA
- the GORASP1 gene encoding Golgi reassembly-stacking protein 1 isoform X2, whose amino-acid sequence MKTMKVREVEVVPSNMWGGQGLLGASVRFCSFRRASEHVWHVLDVEPSSPASLAGLRPYTDYVIGSDQILQESEDFFSLIESHEGKPLKLMIYNSESDSCREVTVTPNAAWGGEGSLGCGIGYGYLHRIPTQPPSYHKKLTGAPPPGAPPPGTQPPGTQPPGTPPPGPTPQDSPAPPGLEAGSKQGDYVEALLQAPGSSTEEQLPGPESPSHGALDLGDLARSMEIPLQPPPPVQRVMDPGFLDVSGISLLDSSNTSVWPSLPSSTELTSTAVSASGPEDVCSSSGSHEHGGEATWSGSEFEVSFPDSPGAQVPLDHLPQLTLPDSLTSAASPEDGLSAELLEAQAEEEPARTESPDSVAEAEGAASQAQLSTPQ is encoded by the exons ATGAAGACTATGAAGGTGCGCGAGGTGGAGGTGGTGCCCAGCAACATGTGGGGCGGCCAGGGCCTGCTGGGCGCCAGCGTGCGCTTCTGCAGCTTCCGCAGGGCCAGCGAGCACGTGTGGCACGTGCTG GATGTGGAACCCTCTTCACCTGCCTCCCTTGCTGGCCTGCGCCCCTACACAGACTATGTGATTGGCTCAGACCAGATCCTCCAGGAG TCTGAGGACTTCTTCTCGCTCATTGAGTCCCACGAGGGGAAGCCCTTGAAGCTGATGATTTATAACTCCGAGTCCGACTCCTGCCGGGAGGTGACTGTCACTCCCAATGCAGCTTGGGGTGGAGAGGGCAG TCTGGGGTGCGGTATTGGCTACGGGTATCTGCACCGGATCCCAACCCAGCCCCCAAGCTACCACAAGAAGCTAACTGGTGCCCCACCACCTGGTGCCCCGCCACCTGGGACCCAACCACCTGGGACCCAACCACCTGGGACCCCACCACCTGGACCCACCCCGCAGGactctcctgcccctcctggccTGGAGGCAGGCTCCAAGCAGGGTGACTACGTAGAG GCCCTACTGCAGGCACCTGGTTCCTCCACGGAGGAACAGCTTCCTGGGCCTGAGAGTCCCAGCCATGGTGCTCTAGACCTTGGCGATCTTGCACGTTCCATGGAGATTCCTCTCCAGCCTCCGCCTCCAGTGCAGAGAGTCATGGACCCAG GCTTCCTGGACGTGTCGGGCATCTCCCTCTTGGACAGCAGCAACACCAGCGTCTggcccagcctgccctcctccaCAGAGCTGACCTCCACAGCGGTCTCAGCCTCAGGCCCGGAGGACGTCTGCTCCAGCAGCGGTTCTCACGAGCATGGCG GTGAGGCCACATGGTCTGGGTCAGAGTTTGAGGTCTCCTTCCCAGACAGCCCAGGCGCCCAGGTGCCGCTGGACCACCTGCCTCAGCTGACACTTCCCGACAGCCTCACCTCTGCAGCCTCACCAGAAGACGGGCTGTCTGCCGAGCTGCTCGAAGCTCAGGCTGAGGAGGAGCCCGCACGCACAGAGAGCCCAGATTCTGTGGCAGAGGCTGAGGGGGCAGCCAGCCAGGCCCAGCTCTCCACCCCTCAATGA